Genomic window (Nitratidesulfovibrio vulgaris str. Hildenborough):
GGTTCGGGGTCATGTGGCTTGGCTACCTGTGCGGCGGGCTTGCCGACCTCGACATCGGGAGGCGTGTACGGGTGCTGCCGCGCCTCGGGCTTGGGCTTCTTGCCGCGTCCGTGCTGCTGCGTCTTGCCGGGGGCTACGGCGACCCCTCGACCTTCGCCGTGCAGGACACGGCGTGGCGCACTGCCGCCGCGTTCTTCAATGTGGCGAAGTACCCGCCTTCATTGCAGTTCCTTCTTGTCACGCTGGGCGTCATGTGGCTGCTGCTGGCGTGGTTCGACAGCCGCTGCCATCTCCCGCACGCCACGCCCCGGGGCTGCCCCGGCTGGCTTGTGCTGTCCGGCAGTGCGCCCCTGTTCTACTATGTGGCGCATCTGGTCGTCCTTCGCGGGCTTACGCCCGTGCTGGGCCGCCTGCCCTCGCCCGTGCCGGAGGCCGCCTTCAGCGCCGGGGGCATCGCCGTCTTCACGGTCGCCGTCTTCGCGGGACTGCTGCCCGCGTGCGCGTGGGTCGTGCACCGTCGCCGGAAGACCCGTGCGCGACGGGTGACAGGGGTGGCGCATGGGCCGCAGGCGGCGCATGGGGGACATGGAACCCGTCAGGGGGGTGGGGCATGAGCGTCGTCCTCGTCCTCGGTGCCGAGACCATGCTGGCGCGCGTGGTCAGCCGCAGCCTGCATCGCGCGGGTTTCACCGTGCTGGCGGCCTCCTCCACGCCGTGGCCCATCTGCGCCTATTCGCGCTATGTGCGGCGCACCTTCACCCACGCCGACCCGAAGCACGACGAGTCGCGGTTCATCGACGACATCCGCCGCATCTGCGAGACGCAGGGCGTGGACGTGCTGTTGCCCATCCTGCGCGAGTGCGCCGTCATCGCACGACATCGTCACCTCTTCGGCCCCGGCGTGCGGATGCTACTTGGCGACGCCGCGACGCTGGCCGACTTCGGCGACAAGTACCGTACCTACGAGGTGGCGCGCGACGCGGGGCTTGCCGTGCCCGAGTACCGCAGGGCTGCCGACCTCGCTGCCGACCCGGCGGCCCTTGCGGCCTTTCCGTGCCCGTGCCTCGCCAAGCCCGTGTGGGGGTGGGGCGGCTACGGGATGCACGAATGCGCCAGCCCGCAGGAGGTCGCCGCCCGCATCACGGCCATGACCGACCGACAACGCGAAGACTACTTCATGCAACAGCGGATGCCGGGTGACGTGGTGTGCGTGGCCATGCTGTGCGAGGCGGGGCAGATGCACGCGTGCGACACCTTCCGCATCGTGTCCTCGTACCCGAGGCGGCACGGGCAGTCGACACTGCGCGAGTCGGTGCGGGCCGACGCCGCCGTGGACGCGCTGCGGACGCTGCTTGCCCATGTGGGCTGGACGGGCCCGTGTCAGGCCGACTTCATCATCGACCCGGTCACGGGCACGCCGTACCTCATCGACATCAACGCCCGGTACTGGAATTCGCTGATTCAGAGCACCGCCCGCGGGGTGGACTTTCCCGTCATGCACTGCCGGATGGCGCTGGGCATGGGTGATGCGGGCGGCGCAGGCGGCGCGGGAGATGTTCCGGGCACCGGCGCGGCTGGCGTGTCGCCGGGTGTGTCGCCGGGCGTGCCGCGGGGTGTGCCGGACATGAGTGCGGGCATGTGCGCGGACATGGACACGGGGGTGAGCACGGCATGGTTCAGTCGCGCCCTGCGCGGCGACCCGGCCCTGCTGCTGCGGCGTCTCTTCTCGCGCCCGCAGGGTCAGGCCGCACGGGGCATCGCCGCCTTCGACGACTGGGACGTCCGCGACCCGCTGCCCTTCTTCGCATGGCCCTTGCGGCATCTGCTTGGGCGCATCGCCTCGCGGGTGGCCCCGCATCACTACGCAACCGATGGAACAGGACGAGGTGAAGCATGTCGCTCATGAGCCACATGATGCAACTGACGGGCAGCCTGCTGCGACGCGCTTCGTACAGACGGCAGATGCGGCAGGGCAGGCCGCCCCTCTCGCTGTGGGGCCTCGCCGACGAGGACGGCGTTCTCACCGTGGGCGGGGCCTCCGCCGTGGCGCTGGCAGCCGCGTATGGCACGCCGCTTCTGGTGGTGGACGAGAAGGCCCTGCGGGCCAAGGTGGCAGAGGTGCGGGCGGTGCTCGACGACGAGTTGCCCGGTGCCCGGCTGACCTATTCGTACAAGACCAACTGCATCCCCGGCATCCTGCGCGTGCTGCACGACGCGGGCGTGGGGGCCGAGGCCATCTCGGCCTATGAGTACTGGCTGGCACAGAGCCTTGGCGTACCGGGCGAACAGCTCATCTACAACGGTGTGGACAAGTCGCCCGAGAGCCTCGCAATGGCGGTGGCGCACGGCGCGCTCATCAACATCGACAACCGCGACGAGGTGGACGCGGTGCTGGCGACGGCCCGCGCACAGGGGCGGGTGGCCCGCATCGGCCTGCGGCTTGGGCTCAACCGCAGCGCGCAATTCGGTCTCGACCCCGACAGCGCGGAAGGTGACGGCGACATCGCCCATGTCGTGGCCCGCTGCAAGGCCCACCCGGAGCACGCCTCGCTGGAGGCGCTGCACTTCAACGTCACCAGCAACGCACGGCACAGCGGCTACCATGTGCGCTGCCTCGCCCTCGCCCTCGACGTGATGCGCACCC
Coding sequences:
- a CDS encoding carboxylate--amine ligase; the protein is MSVVLVLGAETMLARVVSRSLHRAGFTVLAASSTPWPICAYSRYVRRTFTHADPKHDESRFIDDIRRICETQGVDVLLPILRECAVIARHRHLFGPGVRMLLGDAATLADFGDKYRTYEVARDAGLAVPEYRRAADLAADPAALAAFPCPCLAKPVWGWGGYGMHECASPQEVAARITAMTDRQREDYFMQQRMPGDVVCVAMLCEAGQMHACDTFRIVSSYPRRHGQSTLRESVRADAAVDALRTLLAHVGWTGPCQADFIIDPVTGTPYLIDINARYWNSLIQSTARGVDFPVMHCRMALGMGDAGGAGGAGDVPGTGAAGVSPGVSPGVPRGVPDMSAGMCADMDTGVSTAWFSRALRGDPALLLRRLFSRPQGQAARGIAAFDDWDVRDPLPFFAWPLRHLLGRIASRVAPHHYATDGTGRGEACRS